GCTGCGAGACTGTCGTCGGGAATGATCGAGCGGCGGACTCGCGCGCTGATCCCGCTTCGCGACAAGGCCTGCAGCACGGCGTGTTCGGCCATGAAGTTGAGCGGGTGACTTTCGCCGGGTGCGAGCAGCACGCGGGTCCCCGAGTCGACCGGGCACGACGCGATCGCGCGGTCGAACGCGGTGCGGGCGACGCGCGCGATCACCTGAAAGTTGGTCGGCGGCACGGCCGGCCCGCGCGCGCGAACCACCGGCTCGTCGACGATGCGCGCGGTCGAGAACGTGGTATCCGCCGGCGCCGGCGGCGCACCGTCGTAGCGCACCTTCTTGGCCACAGCGGGCGCCGCGGTGGCGATCAGGCCACACGCGACCCACGGGAACAACCAGTGTCCGACCGCCATCCCTCTCATCCTCCCAGGACCTTGAGACCGTGCGTTTCTGCGGGCTCGACGCGAGCGAACAGATCGTAGGCGGAAGCCCCGATCACGCGCACCGGCACACACTCGCCGGGCGTGAGGCCGTCGCCTTCCACCACCACTCCGCTGTCGACCTCGCATGCCTGTCCGGCGGTCCGGGCCGCCCATTGTCCGCGGCCCGCCTCGCCGTCGATCATCACCTCGATGCGTTCGCCCACCCGGCGCGCGAGGCGCTCGCGCGAAAGCTGCTGCTGGCGCGCCAGCAGGCGCGCGCGGCGATGCTTGCGCTTCCGCACCGGCACCTGTCCCGTCATCGAGTGCGACGGCGTTTCGGGCTCGCGCTCGTAGTCGAACACCACCACGTGATCGAAGCCCTCCTCGGCCACGTAGCGTTCGAGCGTTTCGAAGTGTTCCTCGGTTTCGCCCGGGAAGCCGACGATGAAGTTGGTACGAAACGCGACGCCCGGGATGCCACGCTTGATGCGCTGCACCAGCTCGCGGGTCTGCGTCTCGGTCATTGCGCGCGCCATGGTTCGAAGCATGTCCTGAGCAATGTGCTGAAGCGGCATGTCGACGTAGGGCACCACCCGCTTCGCGCGCGCCCACACCTCGATCAGCCGATCGCTCCACAGTCGCGGATACGTGTACTGAACGCGGATCCATCGCAGCGTCTCGACTTCGTCGAGCGCCTCGAGCAGATCCGCGAGCGTCGGCCGACCCGGCAGATCGGTGCCGTAGCCGGTCGTGTCCTGCCCGATCAGGTTGATCTCGCGCACGCCGTGCGAAGCGAGTCGCCGCGCCTCCGCCACCACTTCGGCGACCGGCCGGCTGCGCTGATCGCCGCGCAGGTGCGGAATGATACAGAACGTGCACCGATGGTCGCAGCCTTCCGAGATCTTCAGGTAGGCGAGGTGACGCGGAGTTGAAAGCGCGCGCGGCGTATCGGGATCGAGTGCACCTCCCGGTGAGGCGGTGACCGCCGTGCGCGTCGCGTCGCCTTCGAGCACGCGTCGCGCGACCTGCACCACGTCACGCCACTGGCCGGTGCCGAGCACCGCGTCGACCGCCGGAAAGTCGGCGAGCAGCCCCTCGCCCGCTCGCTGAGCGAGGCAACCCGTCACGATCAGACCGCGCAACTTCCCGCGCGCCTTGAGCGCCGCGACCTCCGCGATCGCCGCGCGCGACTCCTTGACCGCGCTCTGCAGGAACGCGCAGGTGTTCACCACCGCGACGTCCGCGTCGCCCGGATCACCGACGGTTCGGAAGCCGTCGCGCACCAGCAGACCCAGCATGTTTTCGGAGTCGACCTGGTTCTTGGGGCACCCGAGCGTCACGAACGCGAGCGCCGGCGGTATCGCGGCGCGGCTCACAGGAGCTCCCGGGCGTCGAGCCAGCGCTCGTCCACCAGCACGTCGCGCGCCTTGCTGCCCTGGAACGGACCCACCACGCCGATGTGCTCGAGCTGATCCATGAGTCGTCCAGCGCGCGAGTAGCCGACCTTGAGTCGCCGCTGCAGCAGCGAGGTCGAGCCCTGCTGATGCGTGATCACGAGTCGCGCGGCATCGTTGAGCAGCACGTCTTCGTCGCTCCCGTCGAGCCCGCCGCCGGTCTCTTCTTCCGCATCGACGATCGCGGCGTCGGTTGCGAGCGGCGGCACGAAGCTCGTCGACTGCGCGCGCGCTTTCCAGAAGTCGACCACGCGCTGCGTCTCCTCTTCGGAGACGTAGGCGCCGTGCACCCGGTACGGCTCGGGCCTGCCGGAGGGCATGAACAGCATGTCCCCGTTGCCGAGCAGGTTTTCGGCGCCGTTCATGTCGAGCACGGTGCGCGAATCGGTCTTGCTCGCAACCTGGAACGCGAGGCGTGACGGAAAGTTCGCCTTGATGACGCCGGTGATCACGTCGACCGACGGTCGCTGGGTCGCGAGCACCAGGTGAATGCCCACCGCGCGGGCCATCTGCGCCAGGCGCGCCACCGGCTCTTCGATTTCGCCCGGAGCCGTGAGCATCAGGTCGGCGAGCTCATCGATCACCACGACCACGAACGACAGTCGTTCGGGTGGCGGCGTGACCGATCCGTCGGGATGCTCGGGCCCGCTCGGAACCAGCCCGGCCGCGATCTTCTCGTTGTAGGCCGCGATGTGACGCGCTCCACAGGTCGCCATGAGCTTGTAGCGCTTCTCCATTTCGGACACCGCCCAGCGCAGCGCACGGCTGGCGCGCTTGGGCTCGGTCACGACCGGCAGCACCAGATGGGGAATGCCGTTGTAGACCGACAGCTCGAGCATCTTGGGATCGATCATCACCATCTGGAGCGACTTGGGATCGTGCTGGAACAGGAGCCCGGTGATCAGTGCATTCAGACACACGCTCTTGCCCGAGCCCGTCGCGCCCGCAACCAG
The sequence above is a segment of the Candidatus Eisenbacteria bacterium genome. Coding sequences within it:
- the rimO gene encoding 30S ribosomal protein S12 methylthiotransferase RimO; its protein translation is MSRAAIPPALAFVTLGCPKNQVDSENMLGLLVRDGFRTVGDPGDADVAVVNTCAFLQSAVKESRAAIAEVAALKARGKLRGLIVTGCLAQRAGEGLLADFPAVDAVLGTGQWRDVVQVARRVLEGDATRTAVTASPGGALDPDTPRALSTPRHLAYLKISEGCDHRCTFCIIPHLRGDQRSRPVAEVVAEARRLASHGVREINLIGQDTTGYGTDLPGRPTLADLLEALDEVETLRWIRVQYTYPRLWSDRLIEVWARAKRVVPYVDMPLQHIAQDMLRTMARAMTETQTRELVQRIKRGIPGVAFRTNFIVGFPGETEEHFETLERYVAEEGFDHVVVFDYEREPETPSHSMTGQVPVRKRKHRRARLLARQQQLSRERLARRVGERIEVMIDGEAGRGQWAARTAGQACEVDSGVVVEGDGLTPGECVPVRVIGASAYDLFARVEPAETHGLKVLGG
- a CDS encoding DNA translocase FtsK: HWIERLFLSATVAPARGLAAWFARWRAARVESAAVAARSAGRKPRSGKPEKPIERDDKARPRIMTAGTDDARVAMAARLETANGRNVEGTPGNGRGSIAQMALPLPSLARSDAARKDRGKIPARPPSTEPAEPIGDALPSLSLLAMPPQQEDLITATDLTNEANLLVTKLADFGIDGRVTEIHPGPVVTTFEFEPAAGVKVNQIVSREDDLALALRAQRIRILAPIPGKGAVGVEIPNRRRRTVYLREVLSSKAYEDSDGALKVPLGVDVVGQPFIADITKMPHLLVAGATGSGKSVCLNALITGLLFQHDPKSLQMVMIDPKMLELSVYNGIPHLVLPVVTEPKRASRALRWAVSEMEKRYKLMATCGARHIAAYNEKIAAGLVPSGPEHPDGSVTPPPERLSFVVVVIDELADLMLTAPGEIEEPVARLAQMARAVGIHLVLATQRPSVDVITGVIKANFPSRLAFQVASKTDSRTVLDMNGAENLLGNGDMLFMPSGRPEPYRVHGAYVSEEETQRVVDFWKARAQSTSFVPPLATDAAIVDAEEETGGGLDGSDEDVLLNDAARLVITHQQGSTSLLQRRLKVGYSRAGRLMDQLEHIGVVGPFQGSKARDVLVDERWLDARELL